One Oryzomonas sagensis DNA segment encodes these proteins:
- a CDS encoding ArsR/SmtB family transcription factor: protein MDLLDTLKALADPSRLRLVAVLLHGEFTVQELTRILAMGQSRISRHLKILTGAGVLTVKHQGTWSYYRVGEASRFFTAVRPAFEVELTGLPERGRDLSAVAEVLEERRRRSQEFFDRHARQWDDLAGTLLPVPEYRRHLLELVPDDGTVLEIGTGTGGLLTELAARAARVIGVDHSPAMLEEARRRLAHDGAGGIELRLGEMTHLPLSDASVGCVVANMVLHHAANPAAVLAEIRRVLAPGGVLVLADLARHEREAAREQLADQWLGFEEAELGSWLTQSGFVHIRCERIEGAPGQETVLLVRAS, encoded by the coding sequence ATGGACCTGCTGGATACCCTCAAAGCCCTTGCCGACCCTTCCCGCCTCCGTCTGGTGGCGGTGCTGCTGCACGGCGAATTCACCGTGCAGGAATTGACCCGCATCCTGGCCATGGGGCAGTCTCGCATCTCCCGGCATTTGAAGATCCTGACCGGGGCCGGCGTGCTGACCGTCAAGCACCAGGGGACCTGGAGCTACTACCGGGTGGGCGAGGCGAGTCGTTTCTTCACCGCCGTCCGCCCGGCTTTCGAGGTCGAGTTGACCGGCCTGCCCGAGCGGGGCCGCGACCTGTCCGCAGTGGCCGAGGTGCTGGAGGAACGCCGGCGGCGCAGCCAGGAGTTCTTCGACCGCCATGCCCGCCAGTGGGACGACCTGGCCGGGACGCTCCTGCCGGTCCCGGAGTATCGCCGGCACCTGCTTGAACTTGTGCCCGATGATGGTACCGTTTTAGAGATCGGCACCGGCACCGGCGGGCTGCTGACTGAACTGGCGGCCCGGGCGGCGCGGGTGATCGGCGTGGACCATTCCCCCGCCATGCTGGAGGAGGCCCGTCGCCGGCTGGCGCACGACGGCGCGGGCGGCATCGAGCTGCGCCTGGGGGAGATGACCCACCTGCCCCTGTCCGACGCCTCGGTGGGGTGCGTGGTGGCCAACATGGTGCTGCATCATGCCGCCAATCCGGCGGCCGTACTTGCCGAAATCAGGCGGGTACTGGCCCCCGGGGGGGTACTGGTGCTGGCCGATCTTGCCCGCCATGAACGGGAAGCGGCCCGGGAACAGTTGGCCGACCAGTGGCTGGGGTTTGAGGAGGCAGAGCTGGGCTCGTGGCTTACGCAATCCGGCTTCGTCCACATCCGCTGTGAGAGGATCGAAGGAGCGCCCGGGCAGGAGACGGTGCTGCTGGTGAGGGCATCGTGA
- a CDS encoding NAD(P)H-dependent flavin oxidoreductase, translating into MAQSLTIGKYTVPYPIIQGGMGVRISAGRLAGSVAKCGGIGLVAAAGIGLGSGFYNGRNFFQADAEGFKAEIRKAYEIAPNGVIGVNVMVALSDFEQLVRAAVEAGAKVIVCGAGLPMSLPELTAEHPDVALVPIVSSLRAAQLIARKWLKAYKRLPDAVVVEDPDTAGGHLGEKMENIGTGEYDQYATVRQVKAFFRDDCGVEVPVIAAGGVWDRADLEHALAEGADGVQMASRFVCTEECDADDAFKQAYLDCTREDIGLIMSPAGLPGRAILSNKDNIRRYDVENNTPCRMGCLKKCSYKETGERFCIVSSLDRAQRGEVDTGLVFCGTNAWKADRITTVQEIFDELFGEAEEALQEAA; encoded by the coding sequence ATGGCGCAGTCGTTGACGATAGGAAAGTACACCGTCCCGTATCCGATTATCCAGGGGGGGATGGGGGTGCGCATCTCCGCCGGCCGTCTGGCCGGCAGCGTCGCCAAGTGCGGAGGCATAGGGCTGGTTGCGGCGGCCGGTATCGGCCTGGGCAGCGGTTTTTACAACGGCCGGAATTTCTTCCAGGCCGATGCCGAGGGCTTCAAGGCGGAGATTCGCAAGGCCTATGAGATTGCACCGAACGGGGTCATCGGCGTCAACGTCATGGTCGCGTTGTCCGATTTCGAACAACTCGTCAGGGCTGCCGTGGAAGCGGGCGCCAAGGTGATCGTCTGCGGCGCCGGACTCCCCATGAGTCTGCCCGAGTTGACCGCCGAGCATCCCGATGTGGCCCTGGTGCCGATCGTCTCCTCCCTGCGGGCGGCCCAACTCATTGCCCGCAAATGGCTGAAAGCCTATAAGCGCCTGCCGGATGCGGTGGTGGTGGAAGACCCGGATACCGCCGGTGGCCACCTGGGTGAAAAGATGGAGAATATCGGCACCGGCGAGTATGACCAGTATGCCACCGTGCGCCAGGTCAAGGCTTTTTTCCGCGACGACTGCGGCGTCGAGGTCCCGGTGATCGCGGCCGGCGGCGTATGGGACCGGGCCGACCTGGAGCATGCCCTGGCGGAAGGCGCCGACGGCGTGCAGATGGCCAGCCGTTTTGTCTGCACCGAAGAGTGCGATGCCGATGATGCCTTCAAGCAGGCCTACCTTGACTGCACCAGGGAGGATATCGGGCTGATCATGAGCCCGGCCGGCCTGCCGGGGCGGGCCATTTTGAGCAACAAGGACAACATCCGCCGCTATGATGTGGAGAACAATACCCCCTGCCGCATGGGCTGCCTGAAAAAATGCTCCTACAAGGAAACCGGCGAACGTTTCTGCATCGTTTCCTCCCTTGATCGCGCCCAGCGGGGGGAGGTGGACACCGGTCTGGTCTTCTGCGGCACCAATGCCTGGAAAGCCGATCGCATCACCACCGTGCAGGAAATCTTCGACGAGCTGTTCGGCGAGGCGGAAGAGGCGCTGCAGGAAGCAGCCTGA
- a CDS encoding MlaE family ABC transporter permease, with translation MTKFLEFIGKQLIYSFGIVGEVLILLKRTLFAFREAPHNMPSILAQMAIIGYETLPVASVMAFFVGMVLALQTGVELSKYGTQDIVGSIVGLSMVREMGPVMVSFLVAGRAGSAMAAEIGVMKVYEEIDALTTLEIDPVRYLAMPRLIAALICVPVLTIYSDCVGMLGGAIISHLHPKLFISYATYTDSLRLALKFREIAAGLIKSFVFGGIIAVICCYVGFNTSGGARGIGVSTTRSVVLSFMLILVADYFLTRILM, from the coding sequence ATGACCAAATTTCTCGAATTCATCGGCAAACAACTGATCTACTCGTTCGGCATCGTCGGCGAGGTGCTGATCCTGCTCAAGCGGACGCTGTTCGCCTTCCGCGAGGCGCCCCACAACATGCCGTCCATCCTGGCCCAGATGGCCATCATCGGCTACGAGACCCTGCCGGTGGCCTCGGTGATGGCCTTCTTCGTCGGCATGGTCCTGGCGCTGCAAACCGGGGTGGAACTGTCCAAGTACGGCACCCAGGATATCGTCGGCAGTATCGTCGGCCTCTCCATGGTGCGGGAAATGGGGCCGGTCATGGTCAGCTTCCTGGTGGCGGGCAGGGCGGGCAGCGCCATGGCGGCGGAGATCGGCGTCATGAAGGTCTACGAGGAGATCGACGCCCTCACGACCCTGGAGATCGACCCGGTGCGCTATCTGGCCATGCCGCGCCTGATCGCGGCCCTGATCTGCGTGCCGGTCCTGACCATCTATTCCGACTGCGTCGGCATGCTCGGCGGCGCCATCATCAGCCACCTGCACCCGAAGCTGTTCATCTCCTACGCCACCTACACCGATTCCCTGCGCCTGGCGCTCAAATTCAGGGAGATCGCCGCCGGCCTGATCAAGTCCTTTGTCTTCGGCGGCATCATCGCCGTCATCTGCTGTTACGTGGGATTCAACACCTCGGGGGGGGCGCGGGGGATCGGCGTCTCCACCACCCGTTCGGTGGTGCTCTCCTTCATGCTGATCCTGGTGGCGGATTACTTCCTGACGCGCATACTGATGTAA
- the nadA gene encoding quinolinate synthase NadA, which yields MNDSIGQEIRELLKRHNAVLLAHNYMRDEVQEMADITGDSLALSVEAAKTKADVIVFCGVHFMAESAAILSPDKKVLLPRPDAGCPMADMVTVEELEALKAKHPGVPVVTYVNSSAEIKAHSDICCTSANALRVVRSLTEDELIFVPDRNLGRWVARFVPEKRFVFWEGFCPTHERMTVEAVQRKKSEHPDALFICHPESAPEVSALADHVCSTSGMYDYCRASSARKFIVGTEAGILYKLRIENPGKEFILASPALICPNMKLTSLEDVLYSLQTMSPVVTVTEETRVKARLALDRMLAVPRD from the coding sequence ATGAACGACAGTATCGGGCAAGAGATCAGGGAACTGCTCAAACGGCACAATGCCGTGCTGCTGGCTCACAACTACATGCGGGACGAGGTTCAGGAGATGGCGGACATCACCGGAGATTCCCTGGCCCTCTCCGTGGAGGCGGCCAAGACGAAGGCGGATGTGATCGTCTTTTGCGGTGTGCACTTCATGGCCGAGTCGGCCGCCATCCTGTCCCCCGACAAAAAGGTGCTGCTGCCCCGCCCCGATGCCGGCTGTCCCATGGCCGACATGGTCACGGTGGAGGAGTTGGAGGCGCTCAAAGCCAAACACCCCGGCGTGCCGGTGGTAACCTACGTCAACTCGTCGGCCGAGATCAAGGCCCACTCCGATATCTGCTGCACCTCGGCCAATGCCTTACGGGTGGTCAGGTCGCTTACGGAGGATGAGTTGATCTTCGTGCCGGACCGCAATCTGGGGCGCTGGGTGGCCCGGTTCGTCCCGGAAAAGCGCTTCGTCTTCTGGGAGGGGTTCTGCCCGACCCACGAACGCATGACCGTGGAGGCGGTTCAGCGGAAAAAGAGCGAACACCCCGACGCCCTGTTCATCTGCCACCCGGAAAGCGCGCCCGAGGTCTCGGCCCTGGCCGATCATGTCTGCTCCACCAGCGGGATGTACGACTACTGCCGCGCCAGTTCGGCCCGGAAGTTCATCGTCGGCACCGAGGCCGGCATCCTCTACAAGCTGCGGATCGAGAATCCCGGCAAGGAGTTCATCCTGGCCTCGCCGGCCCTGATCTGCCCCAACATGAAGCTCACCTCCCTGGAGGACGTGCTCTACTCGCTCCAGACCATGTCCCCGGTGGTCACCGTTACCGAGGAGACCCGCGTCAAGGCCAGGCTGGCCCTGGACAGGATGCTGGCCGTACCGCGGGACTGA
- a CDS encoding class I adenylate-forming enzyme family protein yields the protein MPITEILARNAARYGEEISLVEINPGIREVKASWKDYELVETNPEKKYRREITWREFDDKANRFANFLRERGLQRGHKVAILLMNCLEWLPIYFGILKTGAIAVPLNYRYTEEEIKYCLDLAECDILVFGPEFTERVAAIRGQIPKVKIRLFLGHGCPAFAESYYALTACCSSTAPKVTLSDDDDAVIYFSSGTTGFPKAVLHAHRSLMTSCAAEMNHHKQTREDNFLCIPPLYHTGAKMHWFGSLLSGSKAVLLRGVKPEWIIKTVSEERITVLWLLVPWAQDILDAIDRGDIKPEEYHLGQCRLMHIGAQPVPPSLINRWKKQFPHHDYDTNYGLSEAIGPGCVHLGIENSHKVGAIGKAGYQWELQIVDAGGREVRQGDVGELCVKGPGVMKCYYNNPEASAEVLKDGWLYTGDMARMDEDGFVYLVDRKKDVIICGGENLYPVQIENFLHTYDAVKDVAVIGLPDRHLGEIPAAIIELKPGFSCSEAEMAQFCAGLPRYKRPRKIIFEEIPRNPTGKIEKQRLREKHFCGSLVEAQTENH from the coding sequence ATGCCCATCACAGAAATTCTTGCCCGCAACGCTGCCCGGTACGGCGAAGAGATCAGCCTGGTCGAAATCAATCCCGGCATCAGAGAGGTTAAAGCAAGCTGGAAGGATTACGAGCTTGTGGAAACCAATCCCGAGAAGAAGTACCGGAGGGAGATTACCTGGCGCGAGTTTGACGACAAAGCCAACCGCTTTGCCAATTTTCTGCGGGAAAGAGGCTTGCAGAGAGGCCACAAGGTTGCCATTCTGCTTATGAACTGCCTTGAGTGGCTGCCGATTTATTTCGGCATCCTGAAGACCGGTGCCATTGCGGTGCCGCTCAACTACCGATATACCGAGGAGGAGATCAAATACTGCCTCGATCTGGCCGAGTGTGACATTTTGGTTTTCGGGCCGGAATTTACCGAGAGGGTCGCTGCGATCCGCGGGCAGATTCCGAAGGTAAAGATACGGCTGTTTTTGGGGCATGGTTGCCCCGCTTTTGCCGAAAGCTACTATGCGCTCACGGCGTGCTGCTCCTCCACGGCTCCCAAAGTCACGCTCTCCGACGATGACGACGCGGTTATCTATTTTTCATCCGGCACCACCGGTTTCCCAAAGGCGGTGCTTCACGCGCACCGCAGCCTGATGACATCCTGCGCCGCTGAAATGAACCACCACAAACAGACGCGCGAGGACAACTTCCTCTGTATTCCGCCGCTCTACCATACCGGAGCGAAAATGCACTGGTTCGGCAGTCTCCTGTCCGGCAGCAAAGCCGTTCTGCTGCGCGGCGTCAAACCGGAGTGGATCATAAAAACCGTGTCCGAGGAGCGGATAACGGTCCTTTGGCTGCTCGTTCCGTGGGCGCAGGACATCCTGGACGCCATCGACCGTGGGGATATAAAGCCGGAGGAATATCATCTGGGGCAGTGCAGGCTCATGCATATCGGCGCGCAACCGGTTCCCCCCAGTTTGATCAATCGCTGGAAAAAACAGTTCCCCCACCACGATTACGACACCAATTACGGCCTGTCGGAAGCCATCGGCCCCGGCTGCGTCCATCTCGGCATCGAAAATAGCCATAAAGTCGGCGCTATCGGGAAGGCGGGATACCAATGGGAATTACAGATCGTGGATGCAGGCGGCCGTGAGGTGAGGCAGGGTGACGTCGGCGAGCTTTGCGTGAAAGGCCCCGGCGTCATGAAATGCTATTACAACAACCCCGAAGCCTCCGCCGAAGTGCTCAAGGACGGGTGGCTGTACACCGGCGACATGGCGCGCATGGATGAAGACGGTTTTGTCTATCTCGTCGATCGCAAAAAGGATGTGATCATCTGCGGTGGCGAGAACCTGTATCCCGTGCAGATCGAGAATTTTCTGCATACGTACGATGCGGTCAAGGATGTGGCGGTAATCGGCCTTCCCGACCGGCATCTGGGCGAAATACCCGCGGCGATAATTGAGTTGAAGCCGGGCTTTTCCTGCTCTGAAGCCGAGATGGCGCAGTTCTGCGCCGGGTTGCCGCGCTACAAGCGGCCGCGCAAAATCATATTCGAAGAGATACCGCGCAATCCCACGGGAAAAATTGAAAAGCAGCGACTCCGCGAGAAGCATTTTTGCGGCAGCCTTGTGGAAGCGCAAACCGAGAACCATTGA
- the dtd gene encoding D-aminoacyl-tRNA deacylase, protein MKAVVQRVSFASVTVDESLVGRIGKGVLVLLGVEKGDDESRADWLAEKIAGLRIFADEEDKMNLALADVGGAVLVVSQFTLAGNCDKGRRPSFDTAAPPEEGKRLYEYFTAAVERLGLPVQTGIFQADMKVHLVNDGPVTFILER, encoded by the coding sequence ATGAAAGCAGTTGTCCAGCGTGTCAGTTTTGCTTCCGTTACCGTGGACGAAAGCCTGGTCGGCCGGATCGGGAAAGGCGTCCTGGTCCTCTTGGGCGTGGAGAAGGGGGATGACGAGTCCCGGGCCGACTGGCTGGCGGAGAAGATCGCCGGCCTGCGCATCTTCGCGGATGAGGAGGACAAGATGAACCTTGCCCTCGCGGATGTGGGGGGGGCGGTCCTGGTGGTTTCCCAGTTCACCCTGGCCGGCAATTGCGACAAGGGGCGGCGCCCCTCCTTCGATACGGCGGCACCGCCGGAGGAGGGCAAGCGGCTGTACGAATATTTCACGGCTGCGGTGGAGCGGCTCGGTCTGCCGGTGCAGACCGGCATCTTTCAGGCCGACATGAAGGTGCATCTGGTGAACGACGGGCCGGTCACCTTTATCCTGGAGCGCTAA
- a CDS encoding DUF362 domain-containing protein yields MSKVYFADMRAGHKENLFDKIGKLLALAGMGRHIAEGDLTAVKIHFGEKGNSAFIRPIFARRVVEEIKKLGARPFLTDSSTLYPGERKEAVSALVCAIENGFGYACAGAPLIISDGLRGVTETDVAIDGDLLKKVHIGTEIVEADSLVCLTHFKCHELTGFGGAIKNLGMGCASRKGKLVQHSTVAPEVAEAYCTGCGACLKACAHDAIRIIEGKATIDPELCAGCSRCISVCPVKAINVQWNEAADLVMRKMAEYAKGAVTGKEGRSVYLSFITQVSPACDCYGHADAPIVNDIGICASTDPVAIDQACADLVNGARGNEGSALKSGHEPGGDKFRGVYPQIPWEVQLEHGEKIGLGSRSYELVKI; encoded by the coding sequence ATGTCCAAGGTGTATTTTGCCGATATGCGTGCCGGCCATAAGGAAAATCTGTTCGACAAGATCGGCAAGCTGCTGGCCCTGGCCGGTATGGGGCGGCACATTGCCGAGGGAGACCTGACGGCGGTCAAGATCCATTTCGGCGAGAAGGGGAACAGCGCCTTCATCCGCCCGATCTTTGCCCGGCGGGTGGTGGAGGAGATCAAGAAACTGGGGGCCAGGCCCTTTCTGACCGATTCATCGACCCTGTATCCCGGCGAACGCAAGGAGGCGGTCTCGGCCCTGGTGTGCGCTATCGAAAACGGCTTCGGTTATGCCTGCGCCGGGGCGCCGCTGATCATCAGCGACGGCCTGCGCGGGGTGACCGAGACGGACGTCGCCATTGACGGCGACCTGCTGAAAAAGGTCCACATCGGCACCGAGATCGTGGAGGCCGACTCGCTGGTCTGCCTGACCCACTTCAAATGCCATGAACTGACCGGCTTCGGCGGGGCCATCAAAAATCTGGGCATGGGGTGCGCCAGCCGCAAGGGAAAGCTGGTGCAGCACTCCACCGTGGCCCCCGAGGTGGCGGAAGCGTACTGCACCGGATGCGGCGCCTGCCTCAAGGCCTGTGCCCACGATGCCATCCGGATCATCGAGGGGAAGGCTACCATCGATCCCGAGCTCTGCGCCGGTTGCAGCCGCTGCATCAGCGTCTGCCCGGTGAAGGCCATCAACGTCCAATGGAACGAGGCGGCCGACCTGGTGATGCGGAAGATGGCCGAGTACGCCAAGGGCGCCGTGACCGGCAAGGAGGGGCGGTCGGTCTACCTGAGTTTCATCACCCAGGTCTCTCCGGCCTGCGACTGCTACGGCCACGCCGATGCGCCGATCGTCAACGACATCGGCATCTGCGCCTCCACCGATCCGGTGGCCATCGACCAGGCCTGCGCCGACCTAGTCAACGGGGCCCGGGGCAACGAGGGCTCGGCCCTGAAGAGCGGCCACGAACCGGGAGGGGACAAGTTCCGCGGCGTATACCCCCAGATCCCCTGGGAGGTGCAGTTGGAGCATGGCGAGAAGATCGGCCTGGGGTCGAGGAGCTACGAACTGGTCAAGATCTGA
- the hcp gene encoding hydroxylamine reductase, with product MGMFCNQCEQAANGVGCNISGVCGKKPEVATLQDHLVYGLKSLALYADKLGRDPEIDRFTIEGLFTTVTNVDFEAPRIGGIIKRCFELKEKARAALAASGTTLSGPVAEWKPAEDLNGMIVQGEAYGINAQHVNEDIRSVIEILMYGLKGMAAYMDHAMILGRSDAEVLAFVQKALAATTDPNLGLMDFVGLSMECGKHNLTVMGLLNAAHTDTYGHPVPTPVQLGTKAGKAILVSGHDLKMLEELLKQTEGKGINIYTHGEMLPAHGYPGLKKYGHLAGNFGGAWQDQAKEFVNFPGAIIFNTNCIQRPSDSYKDRLFTWGLVAWPDVKHVSGWDFSEVIAKAQELPGFPDNPGQEILTGFGHNAVLGVADKVVAAVKSGAIKHFFLIGGCDGAKSGRNYYTEFAEKLPQDTVILTLACGKFRFNKLEFGDIGGIPRLLDVGQCNDAYSAIQIAVALAGAFNCGVNDLPLSMILSWYEQKAVVILLTLLHLGIKNIKIGPSLPAFISPNVLNFLVENFNLGPITTVEADMKAILG from the coding sequence ATGGGAATGTTCTGTAACCAGTGCGAACAGGCGGCAAACGGCGTCGGCTGCAACATCTCCGGCGTCTGCGGCAAGAAACCCGAGGTAGCCACGCTCCAGGATCACCTGGTCTACGGCTTGAAGAGCCTGGCGCTCTACGCCGACAAGCTGGGACGCGACCCCGAAATCGACCGCTTCACCATAGAGGGGCTCTTCACCACCGTCACCAACGTGGATTTCGAGGCGCCCCGCATCGGCGGCATCATCAAGCGTTGCTTTGAGCTCAAGGAAAAGGCCCGCGCGGCCTTGGCCGCCAGCGGCACCACCCTCTCCGGCCCCGTGGCCGAATGGAAACCGGCCGAAGACCTGAACGGCATGATCGTCCAGGGCGAGGCCTACGGCATCAACGCCCAGCACGTCAACGAGGACATCCGTTCCGTGATCGAGATCCTCATGTACGGTCTGAAGGGGATGGCCGCCTATATGGATCACGCCATGATCCTGGGGCGCAGCGACGCAGAGGTGCTGGCCTTTGTCCAGAAGGCGCTGGCCGCCACCACCGACCCCAACCTGGGGCTCATGGACTTCGTCGGCCTCTCCATGGAGTGCGGCAAGCACAACCTGACCGTCATGGGACTTCTGAACGCCGCCCACACCGACACCTACGGCCACCCGGTCCCCACGCCGGTCCAGCTCGGCACCAAGGCGGGCAAGGCCATCCTGGTCTCCGGCCACGACCTGAAGATGCTGGAAGAGCTGCTCAAACAGACCGAAGGCAAAGGGATCAACATCTACACCCACGGCGAGATGCTCCCGGCCCACGGTTATCCGGGGCTGAAGAAATACGGCCATCTGGCCGGCAACTTCGGCGGCGCCTGGCAGGACCAGGCCAAGGAGTTCGTCAACTTCCCCGGCGCCATCATCTTCAACACCAACTGCATCCAGCGCCCGTCCGACAGCTACAAGGACCGCCTCTTCACCTGGGGCCTGGTGGCGTGGCCCGACGTGAAGCATGTGAGCGGCTGGGATTTCTCCGAGGTTATCGCCAAGGCCCAGGAACTGCCCGGCTTCCCCGACAACCCGGGCCAGGAGATCCTGACCGGCTTCGGCCACAACGCCGTCCTGGGCGTGGCCGATAAGGTGGTCGCAGCGGTCAAGTCCGGGGCCATCAAGCACTTCTTCCTGATCGGCGGCTGCGACGGCGCCAAATCGGGACGCAACTACTACACCGAATTCGCCGAGAAACTCCCCCAGGATACGGTCATCCTGACCCTGGCCTGCGGCAAGTTCCGCTTCAACAAGCTGGAGTTCGGGGACATCGGCGGCATCCCGCGGCTGCTGGACGTGGGCCAGTGCAACGACGCCTACTCGGCCATCCAGATCGCCGTGGCCCTGGCGGGCGCCTTCAACTGCGGGGTCAACGACCTGCCGCTCTCCATGATCCTCTCCTGGTACGAGCAGAAGGCCGTGGTCATCCTCCTGACCCTGCTGCACCTGGGGATCAAGAACATCAAGATCGGCCCGTCCCTGCCGGCCTTCATCTCCCCCAACGTGCTTAACTTCCTGGTGGAGAACTTCAACCTCGGCCCCATCACCACGGTCGAGGCGGACATGAAGGCCATCCTGGGGTAA
- a CDS encoding diguanylate cyclase domain-containing protein: MGITTGTAKTRIRQIISRQVISVTPETPADEAVATMAQAKISCLIVAEKKRPLGIFTERDLVKLTNQRVPFGNRPIRDLMTSPVVTISGNLNIYEAYSLMLTNRIRHHVVVDHGGRILGLMTQSDLINHLGHEYFVELRKIEQVMTTGVMTVASDAPISEALGIMAGPGISCVVVADQRMPLGIMTERDAVRLVARGVDLEAVKVGMAMSSPVLTVTIGTTVYEAAQAMKREKIRRVVVVDREGRIEGIITQSDIIKGLEGRYIESLKEVIRKKENIFQQTARELLDKTIFLDNILRSSISMAIVATDGALKIKYFNPVAEQVFGYEAASAIGRSATDVLVLEEIAPLSLAKARETVLSEGKCTFPAEIRRDGTTSYYDGSLSGILDKQDKLAGFVLMLNDITERRQHEDTIHHLAYHDALTGLPNRILLNDRLGQALASAQRTGTRGALMILDLDRFKDINDSLGHSMGDLLLKAVGERLRGLLRKSDTVSRMGGDEFVLLLPSIASAESAAVTATKIVAAFNKPFVCNGHSLSVTASIGIADFPDDGDDAETLLKNSDIALYRVKEAGRNDFQRYTTVPGNEGPLEQQKRGAA, encoded by the coding sequence ATGGGCATAACCACAGGCACGGCAAAAACAAGAATCCGGCAGATCATCTCCCGGCAGGTGATCAGCGTCACGCCGGAAACGCCGGCAGATGAGGCGGTAGCCACCATGGCGCAGGCCAAAATCAGTTGTCTCATCGTGGCGGAAAAAAAGAGGCCGCTGGGGATCTTCACCGAGCGGGACCTGGTCAAGCTGACCAACCAGCGGGTCCCCTTCGGGAACCGGCCGATCCGCGACCTGATGACCAGTCCGGTGGTGACCATCTCCGGCAACCTGAACATCTACGAGGCCTACAGCCTCATGCTCACCAACAGGATCCGCCACCATGTGGTGGTGGACCATGGCGGCAGGATATTGGGGCTCATGACCCAGTCCGACCTGATCAACCACCTGGGGCACGAATACTTCGTGGAGCTGCGCAAGATCGAACAGGTCATGACCACCGGCGTCATGACCGTCGCCAGCGACGCTCCCATCAGCGAGGCCTTGGGCATCATGGCCGGTCCGGGGATCAGTTGCGTGGTCGTGGCGGACCAGCGCATGCCGCTGGGCATCATGACCGAACGGGATGCCGTCCGTTTGGTGGCCAGGGGCGTTGACCTGGAGGCCGTCAAAGTCGGCATGGCCATGAGCAGCCCGGTGCTGACCGTGACCATCGGGACGACGGTGTACGAGGCCGCCCAGGCCATGAAGCGGGAGAAGATCCGCCGGGTGGTGGTGGTCGACAGGGAAGGCAGGATCGAAGGGATCATCACCCAGTCCGATATCATCAAGGGACTGGAAGGGCGCTATATCGAATCCCTGAAGGAGGTCATCCGGAAGAAGGAAAACATCTTTCAGCAGACCGCCCGGGAGCTTCTGGACAAGACCATCTTCCTGGACAACATCCTCCGCTCCTCCATCAGCATGGCGATCGTCGCCACCGACGGCGCCTTGAAGATCAAGTACTTCAACCCGGTGGCGGAACAGGTATTCGGATACGAAGCGGCTTCAGCCATCGGGCGCTCTGCGACCGACGTGCTCGTCCTGGAGGAGATCGCCCCCCTCAGTCTGGCCAAGGCGCGGGAGACCGTGCTGAGCGAGGGGAAATGCACCTTTCCCGCCGAGATACGCAGGGACGGGACCACCTCCTACTACGACGGCAGCCTGTCCGGTATCCTGGACAAGCAGGACAAGCTGGCGGGCTTCGTGCTGATGCTCAACGATATCACCGAACGCAGGCAGCACGAGGACACCATCCATCACCTGGCATACCATGACGCCCTGACCGGCCTGCCCAACCGGATATTGCTCAACGACCGCCTTGGCCAGGCCCTGGCCTCGGCACAGCGCACCGGCACCCGGGGGGCGCTGATGATCCTCGACCTGGACCGTTTCAAGGACATCAACGACAGCCTCGGGCACAGCATGGGCGACCTGCTGCTCAAGGCCGTGGGCGAACGGCTGCGGGGGCTCCTGCGCAAGAGCGATACGGTCTCGCGCATGGGGGGGGACGAATTCGTGCTGCTGCTGCCGTCCATCGCCTCGGCGGAAAGTGCGGCCGTGACCGCGACCAAGATCGTTGCGGCGTTCAACAAGCCATTCGTTTGCAACGGTCATTCCCTCTCCGTAACCGCCAGCATCGGAATCGCGGACTTCCCCGACGACGGCGACGATGCGGAAACCCTGCTGAAAAATTCCGACATCGCCCTGTACCGGGTCAAGGAGGCGGGGAGAAACGACTTCCAGCGTTACACCACGGTGCCGGGAAACGAAGGGCCCCTGGAACAGCAGAAACGAGGGGCAGCATAA